One genomic segment of Impatiens glandulifera chromosome 6, dImpGla2.1, whole genome shotgun sequence includes these proteins:
- the LOC124941516 gene encoding metal tolerance protein 9-like: MADIQISSPKVNNEVEEHSRRELLSPEAFVDRSISSIDDRSSSWRLNVKEFRLPERRSSDHPSLFGFNRSFICQGKQGKIAEYYEQQERLLEGFNEMETVHEIGYIPDMTDDEMKQLAKNERMAIIASNIANMVLFIAKVYASIQSRSLAVIASTLDSLLDLLSGFILWFTAYAMKNPNQYRYPIGKKRMQPVGIIVFASVMATLGLQILLESGRQLVNKNVSHMDHNEEKWVIGIMVSVTAVKFVLTVYCRRFKNEIVRAYAQDHFFDVITNSVGLAAAILAIRFYWWIDPTGAIIIALYTINTWAKTVLENVHSLIGRSAPPDFLAKLTFLVWNHHEEIKNIDTVRAYTFGCHYFVEVDIVLPEDMVLIQAHNIGETLQEKLEQLPEVERAFVHIDFEFSHRPEHKCKV, encoded by the exons ATGGCGGACATCCAAATCAGTAGCCCAAAGGTGAACAACGAGGTTGAAGAACACAGTAGGAGAGAACTTTTATCGCCTGAAGCCTTCGTTGATCGATCTATATCCTCCATTGATGATCGATCCTCGTCTTGGAGACTTAATGTTAAGGAATTTCGGTTACCAGAACGTCGATCTTCCGATCATCCTTCTCTATTCGGTTTTAACCGCTCCTTCATCTGTCAAG GAAAACAAGGCAAGATTGCAGAATACTACGAACAGCAAGAACGGCTTCTCGAAGGCTTCAATGAAATGGAAACTGTGCATGAGATTGGCTACATACCTGACATGACTGAT GATGAGATGAAGCAGCTTGCTAAGAATGAAAGAATGGCTATAATTGCATCAAATATTGCAAACATGGTGCTATTCATAGCAAAAGTTTATGCTTCAATTCAAAGTAGATCATTGGCAGTTATTGCATCAACCTTGGATTCTCTACTAGACCTCTTATCTGGATTTATTCTATGGTTCACTGCCTATGCAATGAAGAATCCGAATCAATATCGATATCCTATTGGAAAGAAGAGGATGCAACCTGTG GGTATTATTGTTTTTGCATCTGTTATGGCAACTCTTGGATTACAAATCTTGCTTGAATCTGGTAGGCAACTTGTCAACAAG AATGTTTCCCACATGGATCATAACGAAGAAAAATGGGTGATTGGAATCATGGTCTCAGTAACCGCAGTCAAGTTTGTGCTAACGGTTTACTGTCGAAGATTCAAAAACGAGATTGTTCGAGCATATGCACAAGATCATTTCTTTGACGTGATCACAAACTCCGTCGGACTAGCTGCAGCCATCCTCGCTATCCGCTTCTACTGGTGGATCGATCCCACAGGAGCTATAATA ATTGCGCTATACACAATTAACACATGGGCAAAGACAGTTCTCGAAAACGTGCACTCGTTAATAGGAAGAAGTGCTCCACCCGATTTTCTAGCGAAACTGACATTTCTAGTTTGGAATCACCATGAGGAGATAAAGAACATTGATACTGTCAGAGCGTACACATTTGGTTGTCATTACTTTGTGGAGGTTGATATTGTCTTGCCAGAAGATATGGTGTTGATTCAGGCACATAATATTGGCGAAACTTTGCAAGAAAAACTCGAACAACTTCCCGAAGTTGAACGAGCCTTCGTTCATATTGATTTCGAGTTCAGCCACAGACCAGAACACAAATGCAAGGTCTGA